One region of Salvia miltiorrhiza cultivar Shanhuang (shh) chromosome 3, IMPLAD_Smil_shh, whole genome shotgun sequence genomic DNA includes:
- the LOC131018359 gene encoding probable purine permease 4 encodes MEVIYREVRCYAVVVEMQLLMGLSATTFATAGMVADGGFTDLKFESAAGFDRGAAAYWWTIWGAAVAWQMSFLGTAGMVFLTTSLTGGVCTAALLAVNVARGVVVYGDEFGGVKAPPPSSAPPKFSPQIYSHRRPQPLIKINDLTNQIATPFSI; translated from the exons ATGGAGGTGATCTACCGCGAGGTGCGGTGCTacgcggtggtggtggagatgCAGCTGCTGATGGGGCTCTCGGCCACGACGTTCGCCACGGCGGGGATGGTGGCGGACGGCGGGTTCACGGACTTGAAATTCGAGAGCGCGGCGGGGTTCGATCGCGGTGCGGCGGCGTATTGGTGGACGATTTGGGGGGCCGCTGTGGCGTGGCAGATGTCGTTCCTGGGGACCGCGGGGATGGTGTTCCTGACGACGTCGCTGACGGGCGGGGTGTGCACGGCGGCGCTGCTGGCGGTGAACGTCGCCAGAGGGGTGGTGGTGTACGGCGACGAGTTCGGCGGCGTGAAGGCTCCACCTCCTTCCTCGgcgccgcccaagttcagcccACAAATTTATAGCCATcgccgccctcaa CCTTTGATCAAGATTAATGATCTGACGAACCAGATTGCGACTCCATTCTCCATCTAA